The window ATCATCGAGACGCTGGAATAAGCCACGCGGCGCGGGTTTTGCCCCCATTCCCCTGATGAATCGTCACAGCGAAAAGATCACCACCATGAATATGACTCCCAAGGAAATCGTCTCCGAACTCGACAAGCACGTCGTCGGCCAGGCCCGCGCCAAGCGCGCCGTGTCCATCGCGCTGCGTAATCGCTGGCGTCGTCAGCAGATCGAGGAGCCGCTGCGCCACGAGATCACGCCCAAGAACATCCTGATGATCGGCCCCACCGGCGTGGGCAAGACCGAGATTGCGCGCCGCCTGGCCAAGCTGGCGGACGCGCCCTTCATCAAGATCGAGGCCACCAAGTTCACCGAAGTCGGTTACGTGGGGCGTGACGTGGACACCATCATCCGCGACCTGGTCGATATCGGCATCAAGCAGACGCGCGAGCTGGAAACGCGCAAGGTGCGCACCCGCGCCGAAGACGCCGCCGAAGACCGCATCCTCGATGTGTTGTTGCCGCCGGCGCGCGATTTCGGTTTCACGCCCGATGGCAGCAACAACAGTGGCGAGAAGGACGACAAGAACACCACCCGCCAGACCTTCCGCAAGCGCCTGCGCGAAGGTGCGCTGGATGACCGCGAGATCGAACTGGAACTGGCCGAGGCCGCGCCTTCCATGGAGATCATGGCGCCCCCGGGCATGGAAGAGATGACCGAGCAGATCAAGTCCATGTTCTCGGGTCTGGGCAACCAACGCAAGAAGGCGCGCAAGATCAAGATCAAGGAAGCCATGAAGCTCTTGATCGAAGAAGAAGCCGCCAAGCTGGTCAACGAGGAAGAACTGAAGCAGAAGGCCATCGCCAATGTGGAGCAGAACGGCATCGTCTTCCTCGACGAGATCGACAAGATCGCCACCCGCTCGCAGAACGGCAACGCCGATGTCTCGCGCGCCGGTGTGCAGCGCGACCTGCTGCCGCTGGTGGAAGGTACGACCGTCAATACCAAGTACGGCATGATCAAGACCGACCACATCCTCTTCATCGCCTCGGGGGCATTCCACCTGTCCAAGCCCTCGGACCTGATCCCGGAACTGCAGGGACGCTTCCCCATCCGCGTGGAACTGGATTCGCTGTCCATTGCCGATTTCGAGCGCATCCTCACCGGCACCGATGCCTGCCTCACCAAGCAGTACGAAGCGTTGCTGGCCACTGAAGGTGTGAAGCTCGAATTTGCCGACAGCGGCATCAAGCGTCTGGCGGAAATCTCGCACTCGGTCAATGAGAAGACCGAGAACATCGGCGCGCGCCGTCTCTACACCGTGATGGAAAAGCTGCTGGAAGAGATTTCCTTCACGGCCGGTGAAGCCGGGGTGGAGGGCTTGCTGATCGACGCGGACTACGTCAACGAGCGCCTGGGTGAGCTGGCCGTGGACGAAGACCTGTCGCGCTACGTGCTGTAAGCGCAACTGCGGGGAGAATGCGATGGCCAACAAGACACTGGGCACGCGGCAGAAGCTGAGTTACCGCATCGAGCCTTCGCAATCCAAGCCCCGCAATCCGGTGGCGCTGGCCGCGCAACAGCGCGCCGGCGGCGCCGGCCCGCATCGCAAGAGCGAAGCCACGCAGCGCCAGCAGGGCCGTTCGGCCTTGTTGAAGAAACTGATCGATGGCGATGAGGAAAAATAGGCCGGGTGGGGCTCTGAGCACGCCATCATTGCGCTGTGCGCGTTTGCTTGTGGGCATCGTGTAACAAATTGTTAGTCTTTGGAAAGCGCCGGTGTCTGCACCGGCGCTTTCTTTTTTGTCTTCCTCTTGTCTGTCAGCAGAGCGTAGGCGATGCAAATAAGGCGATAAAAAAATACAACAATAGCCAATTCAATCATTAGCTCCCGTCTAAAAAATGTCTGCTATCGACCAAGGTGCAGTCATGCGCGAGCAGAAGCATTAATGTCTGTCCATCCGACTGCAAGTGCGGATCCTCAAGACTATTTTTAGAGAAGGACGTCACATGAAAAAATCTCTGCTGGCACTCGCCGTTCTGGGCGCGTTCGCAGGCGCAGCGCAAGCGCAAAGCTCCGTCACGATCTACGGTATCGTCGATACCGGTGTTGTCTACCAAAGCAAGGTTGCCACCCCCACCGGCGGCACCGGCAGCAAGTTCAGCCTGAATTCGGGTGTGATCCAGGGTTCGCGTATCGGCTTCAAGGGTACTGAAGACCTGGGTGGCGGCCTGTCCGCAGTGTTCAACCTGGAAGCTGGTTTCTCCAATGATACCGGCGCCCTGGATGACTCCAAGACCAGCAACACCCTGTTCCGCCGCAAGTCGGTGGTGGGTCTGGCCGGTAACTTCGGTAGCGTCCTGCTGGGTCGTCAGACCGACTTCGCTGACACCATCTCGTCCTACACCTCGGTGCAAGACTTCGGTGGCTGGACCGGCGCTGCAGGCCACAACCTGGACCGTCTGGAAGGCACCCGCACCAACAACTCCATCAGCTACACCACGGCCAACCTGAATGGCTTCACCGGTAACCTGATGTACGGCTTCGGTGAAACCGCTGGCCAGACCTCCGCTGGTCAAGCCTTCGGCGTCGGCGGCAAGTACGACAATGGTCCTCTGGGTCTGGGTATCAACTACTACCAGTCCAAGGCTGGTTCGACCCCGGCGGATGCCTCCCTGCTGGCTGCCACTGGCACCAACCAGTTCACCAACGGCACCAACAATGGCAGCACTGCCCAGAAGGTCCTGAACGTGGCAGCGTCCTACCAGTTCGGTCCGGCCCGTGTGTACGGCAACTGGTCGCGCGTCAAGCAAGACCTCAACACCCAGGCCAACCTGACCGCCGCTGGCGTGGGTTCGCTGGCGACCATCAGCAACCGTACCCTGGCAGCCTCCAACAAGGCTGACATCTACGAAATCGGTACCGCCTACTCCCTGAGCCCGTCGCTGAAGCTGCTGGCTGCAGTGGATCACACCCGCGCCCAGTTCGACGGCGTCTCCGGCAAGGCCAAGCTGACCCAGGTCAGCCTGGGCACCGACTACTGGCTGTCCAAGCGCACCGACCTGTACGCCTTCCTGGCCTACAGCAAGGCTACCGACCTGAACAACCCGGGCGTGGCTGACAGCAGCGGCACCGATGGCAACCAAGGTGCTGTGGCCGTGGGTATCCGTCACAAGTTCTAAGCGTGTCGTGACGAGCATCGTCGATACGGCGATGCTTGCGCAAGTGCAGAAGGAAAAGCGCCGCATGAGTTTCATGCGGCGCTTTTTTATTAGTTTTTGGTGTTGAAGTTCCCTGGCTCGTCTTATAAATTATTTGCATCAATGCGAGCCAGACGATGGCCTCGCATTCCCTTTGCGATCGCTTTCCCATGCGATCCAATAGCCCTCGCTGGCGGCTGCATTTGTAACTTTTCCAAAGCTCGCTTTTGCACTGCAAAAACCTGACGAAGCCCTGACTGGTGGCCGATCTTTACGTTTGTAAATGAATAGTAATAAGCGCTTTCCCAGCGGGATTTTTGCACTGCGGACTGCTCTAATAGACGCCACACACATCGGTGTGCGCAGTGCTCATCCGCACTGCATCGCGCCACCGAACATCGCCCTCATTGGCACATCGTGCTGCTGTGTTTTCTAACACAGCGGAGGGGAAGTCTTTTGTCCGGATTTAGTGCATCCGGCAGTGCAAGAGAAAGGAATCACATGGCGACAAGAGAAGAACTGGCAGTCATCAAGGCTGCCCGTGCGGGCGAGTCACGCGCACAGCTGGCGCTGGGACGACGTTATCTCAACGGTGGCAGCGGCCTGCCGCGCAGCAAAGGCACGGCCTTCTACTGGCTGCGGCGCGCAGCACAGCAGGGCGTGGATGACGCCTGGATGATCATCGGTCGCAACATCACCTATGAACAGGTCAAGGAGCTGTCGCCGCCCAGGGAAGCCGCCGTCTGGTACGAAAAGGCCTTCGAGGCCGGCGTGCCGCAGGCTGGCCTGATCTTCGCGCGGCTGGTGCTGGACAACACCAGCGAGTTCGACAGCAACACCCATGCGCGCGCCATCGCTGCCCTGTCGCTGCTGGCCAGTCGCGATGACCACGAGGCGCAGTGGCTGCTGGCCCAGCAGATGCAACGCCACGGCCAGCCCATGCTGCCGGGTGCGGCGGCCGCTTCCCCCGCCTACGAAGACAAGCTGATGCTGGAGGCCGCCCGCGCCGGCATCGAGGAAGCCCAGTACGCCGTGCTGGACAAGGCCTGGCAGCAGGGCGACGAGGCCAGCTTTGCGCGCGGTGCGCAACGGGTCACGCAACGGCTGCTGGCGCGTCATGCCAACGCCGTGGCGCAACTGGAGAAGGATGGCCAGATCCACGGTGCGGTGCAGCTCAGCGATGAGGAAGCCACCTTGCTGTTGCGCTATGGGCAATGGCGCCTGCGTGGGGCGTCGCCGGATCCGGATGAATTGCAGATCCTGTTCGAACTGGCGGCCATGGGCGGCAATGCGCAAGCCTGTCTGGAACTGGGCCTGTTGTGCGCCAAGATCGATCGCCAGGGCGAGCGCATCTTCATGGAACATGGACTGGCCAACTTCAAGAAGGCGCTGCACTGGCTGGAGCGCGCAGGGGAAGCCGGCGTGGCGCAGGGCTGGCATGCGCTGGCGCGCATCTATTCGCGCTCGATCTATTCGCAGCGCAATCTGCAGGTGGCGCAACACTATCTCGAGAAGGCGGCCCAGGCCGGACTGGTGGAGGCGCAGTGCGAACTGGCGCAGGTGTGCTGGCGCCATCGCCGCGATGATCCGCTCAATGACGTCAAGGCGCTGTATTGGTGGCAGCAGGCGGCGGCCCAGGGCGAGCCGACGGCGCAGGCAGCGCTGGACGCTTTCGCCGCGCAGCCGGACGCCCAGGGCTGGGCCTTGCAGGCGCAGGCGCTGCTCACCGACAAGCTGCGCAACAGCAGTCCCTTCCTCAGCGCCCGCATCGAATTGGCGGCCACTTTCGGGCTGACCAAGCCAGAGGCGTTGCTCATCGATATCAAGGCGGCTGACTACGGCCACTGCCTGGTGGTGGACATCTGCGCCCACCATGCGCGCAGCAAGCGCCGCCTGATCGCCGTCCAGACCGACGCCCAGCGCGCTACCCTGAACCGCGTCTCGCGCCTGTTCGGCGATGTCGATTGCGGTTTCGACGGACTGGAGGGCAACTACCGCCAGCGCCAGTACCGGCTGCGGACGACCTTCCCCGGCCTGGGATAAGGGCGATAAGGGCGCGCTTACATGTGGTAGCGCAGCGTCAGCGCGACGTTGCGCGGCGCACCCGGCATGCTGAGGTTGGGGTTGGTGCCGTGGCCGGAGATGATGTAGCCGGTATTGAAGAGATTGCCGATGTTGAGCTGCACTTCATACTTGGACGTGCGATAGGCTGCCATCGCATCGACCGTGACGTAACCGGGCAGCGTAACGGTGTTGCCCGGATTGGCAAAGCGCGCGCCCACTGCGTTGGCGCCGCCGCCGACCACCAGTCCCTCGCCCAGCTCGCGGGTCAGCCACAAGTTGCCGCTATGGCGCGGGGTCAGCGTGGCGTTCTTGCCCTTGAAGGGGACGCCATTGTCGAAGGATGAGGACTCGGTGATCACGGCGTTGAGCCAGGCATAGCCGGCCAGCAGTTTCCAGCCTTGCTTGAGATCGGCGCTGAAGCTCAGTTCGGCGCCGTCGGTGCGCTGCTTGCCGACCGGGATGACTACGCCGTTGGGCAGGGCCGACTTGATGTTGTCGCGCTCCAGGCGGAACACCGAGACGGTGGCGCTGGCGCGGCCTTCCCAGAAATCGTATTTGGCGCCGGCTTCGGTATTGCGGGTCTGCTCGGGCGCCAGGTCGGCGTTGTTGGTGGCCAGCGCGAAGCTTTCCCCGGAGGGCTGGAAGGAGCGGCTCCAGGACAGGTAATACGATTGCGTCAGGCTGGGTTGCCAGACCAGGCCGGCGCGCGGGCTCACGGCTGTGTCGGTGCGCTGGAGATCGGCCGTGCTGCCGTTGGCCAGGTTGAGGATGCGCGATTGCTGGCGATAGCGGTCATAGCGCAGGCCCACCAGCGCCTTCCATTGCTCGCTCAGGCTCAGGCTGTCCTGCAGATAGGTGGCGAAGGTGTCGTAGGTGCCGTAGGTCAGCGTCGGCGGGTTCAGGCGATTGGGGTCGACCACCGGCAGCACGGGATTGAAGATGGAGACGCCAGGGAAATTGACGACGCCGCTGGCCTGGCTGGCATCCTTGCTCTGGCTACCCAGTTCCAGGCCGTAGAGAATCTCGTGGCGGATCGATCCCAACTGCAGCTTCTGCGTCAGCTCGCTCTGGTTGAACCAGCCGTTTTCATCCCGCACCAGCTTGGCGTGGTTCAGGGTCGTCGTGGCGGTGGCCTCATTGACGGTGCCGCCATTGGTGTTGTTGCGATTGAGGTGGTAATCGTAGTAGCGCAGCCCGTTGCGGAAGGAAAACTCATCGTTGAATCGATGCGTGAAGGTCGCCGTAGTCGAGGCCACGCGCGATTGCACGAAGTCGGCGTCGCGGGCGTTGCGCGCGCCATAGGTAGTGCCGGGATCGACATCGACCGGCCGGCCGCGATAGGAGGGAATGCCGAAGTCCATCATGCGGCGGTCTTCCAGATAATCCATCTGCAGCAACAGCTTGGTATCGGCCGAGAAGCGCAGCGCCACCGACGGGGCGATGGCCGTGCGGTCGATGAATTGCTGGGCGCGGAAACTGTCGCCGCGCTCGACTGCGCCGGTCAGGCGCCACGACAGCGCGCCTTCGCCGGCGCGTCCCAGGTCCAGCTCGGCGCGGCGGCCGGCGGTGCTGTTGGCGGTGAAGCTGACATCGCTGACATCCACCCCAGGCTTCTTGGTCACCCGGTTGATCAGCCCTCCCGATGAACCCCGGCCATACAGGACGGCAGCGGGTCCCTTGATCACTTCCACGCTTTCCACATTGGACAGATCGCGGAAATACAGCGCATCGTCACGGAAGCCATCCACGAACTGGTCGCCAATGGCCGTAAAGCCACGGATGAAGACCTGGTCGCGCTGACCGTCGCCGGTGGACAGGCCCAGACCGGGCACGTTCTTGAGCACATCCTGCAAGGAGCTGGCGTTCTGGTCGCGGATCACCTGGGCAGGCACCACGTTGATGGTCTGCGGCACGTCGCGCAACGGCGCTTCGCTCTTGGTGCCGCTCACCGCGGTGGGGGCGACATAGCCATCGTTGGCGCGCGCACCGCTGACCTCGATGGCGGGCAGGGCGGTCGTGTCCTGCTGGGCGCAGGCGGGCAGGATGGCCAGCGGGGAGAGCGAACAGGTGGCCAGCACGGCCAGGCGCAGCGGGGAGAGGCGGAAGTTCATGGATTTTTTCACAGGCGGGGACATTAATAGGAATAATTATTATTCGTATTTAATAACACTTGTGAATAAATGTAAATCTGCGAACGCGGTCGTCCGCATTCTTCTCATCCGTCAGGATGAAAAGACGCGACAATGCCGCCCCTCTTGCCTGCAGGCAAAGGTGAGGTGAAGAAAGGAAAGAGAGGGGAGGAAGTAGACGGGCCGGCGAAGCGCCCCAAGCCGGCCTAGTGCAGGCTGATCACCCGATCATCATCGTCGCCGCCCTCCGGGCCGGCCTGGCCGAAGGAAAAGAGTTCATAGCTGGCGCCGTCGTCATCGGCCTGGTACTGGTAGGGATTGCCCCAGGGGTCGCGCGGCAGGCGCTCTACGTAGCCGCCCAATTGCCAGCCATTGGCCAGGGGCTCGCGTACCGGCCTGATCACCAGCGCCAGCAGGCCTTGCTGGGTGCTGGGATAGCGGCCATTGTCCTGGCGGTAACGTTCCAGCCCGGCGGCGATGGCCTTCATGTCCTTTTCGGCGGCCTGCGCCTGCGGGCTGTGATCGTGGTTGAAGCGCGTGACCAGCGGCGGAACCAGCAAGGCTGCGCCCACGGCCAGCACCGTCAGCACCAGGATCCAGCGCAGCCGCGCCAGGCCGCGTTGCAGGAACAGGAAAGCAGGATGTCGCCGCGAGGGCTGGAGAGAACGGCGCATGGATGCTGCTGGCTTCAAATCGGCGATGGGTTGGAAAACACGCAAGTATAAGCGCGCAGCCGCCCAAAAGGCGACATGCGCCATCGGGCGAGCTGCCCGCTGTGGTTGCTCAGGGACGGATGGTCACCGGCACGCCGGCCTGGCTGCTGACCACCTCCGAGAGGGTGGCGTAGAGTTCGGTGCCGTCGCGGGTGTTGAGCCAGTGCTGGCCGTCGTACTTGTAATGGAAGCCACCAGAGCGGGCCGCCAGCCACATCTCCTGCATCGGCGCCTGGCTGTTGATGATGATCTTGGAGCCGTTGTCCACGCACTCGATTTCCAGCACGTTGCCGCTGCGGCTGCATTCCACGTCCAGGTCGCTGGCGTCGCAGGCATCCTCGAGAGCCGTCTCGATGGCGTTGAGGGTGGCGTCGGCCAGGTCCAGGAATTCCGATTCGGTCATGCTACACTCCAAGGCATTCTAAGATTTCGATGTAATCCTCCATTTTATCGTGAAGTCACATTCTTCTCTTGCCCGTCGCAGCGCCGCCCTGGCCCTTTGCAGCGCCGTCCTGATGCTGGCCGGCTGCGGCCAGAAGGGCCCGCTGTTCATGCCGAAGACGCCGCCCGATCCGTTCGCGCAAACACAACCGCAAACGCAGCCCCAGCCCAAACCGGTCGAGCCGCCGGCCGATGCCGCTGACGGCGCGCGCCAGAGCGCTCCCGCCGCCGGCAAGCAGTAAGCCCGGCTTCACGCAGGCCCGCGCAGCGGGCTCCGATCACCGCATTGCCACCCGATCCCATGTCTCATTTCTCCTATCGCAACGGCGTCCTGCACGCCGAACAGGTTTCCCTCGCTACCCTGGCCGAGCAGTTCGGCACGCCCCTGTACGTCTATTCCAAGGCCGCCCTGGTCGAGAATTTCTCCGCCTACGCCAATGCCTGCCAGCAGGCGGGGCGTGCAGACGGGGGCAAGGGCGGGGCGCTGGTGTGCTACTCGGTCAAGTCCAATTCCAACCTGGCGGTGCTGAACCTGCTGGGCCGACTGGGTTCGGGCTTCGATATCGTCTCCGGCGGTGAACTGCTGCGCGTGGTGGCGGCGGGCGGCGATGCCCGCAAGGTGATCTTCTCGGGCGTGGGCAAGGGCCGCGACGAGATGAAGCTGGCCCTGGAACATGACATCCTCTGCTTCAACGTCGAATCCATCCCCGAGGTGGCCCGTCTGAACGAAGTGGCCGGTGCGCTGGGCAAGCGCGCCCGCATCTCGCTGCGCGTGAACCCCAATGTGGACGCCAAGACCCACCCCTACATCTCCACCGGCCTGAAGGAAAACAAGTTCGGCGTGGCCTATGAGGATGCGCTGAACTGCTACCGCGCCGCCGCCGCCCTTCCCCACATCGAAGTGGTCGGCATCGATTGCCACATCGGCTCGCAGTTGCTGGACGACTCGCCGCTGCTGGAAGCGCTGGACAAGATCATCGACATGGTCGATGCGCTGGAAGCCGAGGGCATCCCCATCCATCACCTCGACATCGGCGGCGGCATCGGCATCCGCTACGACGACGAGCAGCCGGTGGCCATCGGCGACTACCTGGCGCGCGTGTTTGCCCGTGTCGACGCCTGGCGCGCCAGCAAGTACCAGGGCCGTCCCATCCAGGTCATGTTCGAGCCGGGCCGCTCGGTGGTCGGCAATGCCGGCCTGCTGCTGACCGAAGTGCAATACCTCAAGCATGGCGAAGGCAAGAACTTCGCCGTGGTCGACGCCGCCATGAACGACCTGATGCGCCCGGCCATGTACGAAGCCTGGCACGGCGTGAAGACCGTCAAGGAAAACGCCGGCCAGCCGCGCATCTATGACGTGGTCGGTCCGGTCTGCGAATCGGGTGACTGGCTGGCGCGCTCGCGCGAGCTTGCCATCGGCGAAGGCGACCTGCTGGCCCTGATGTCGGCGGGCGCCTACGGCATGACCATGGCGTCCAATTACAACACCCGCGGCCGCGCGGCCGAGGTACTGGTCGATGGCGAACGCGCCCACCTCATCCGTGCGCGTGAAAACCCGGCCGACCTGTTTGCGCTGGAGAAGATCGTCAGCTGATTCGGCCCATCGATTGACGTTTTGCCATCACGGCAGCCGCCCAAACGCGGCTGCCGTTTGTTTTTGTTGATCGCCCGGCAACATGCGCCGGTGCTGGGGTGTGGATTTTTTTTTGCATAGCCGCATTCTTTATTTTGCCTTTCAGAAATTTGGGAGCAAAATAGCCGTCCGTCCAGAAAATACCGGCAGCCGACTGCCAGCAGGCCCGTAGCGCGAGCTCATCCGCGCCCGGAGACCGGGCCATGACAACAAGGGGACGTCAGCGGGAAACCGGGCACCGGGACGGTGGTCGGTAACGCAACACAGGGGAATTCCATGCAAGTTCTGGAACGCACAGGGGAAGATCGCGACAAGCGCGGGGCATGCCATGCCGACTCCGCCGCGCACGCGCATGCCTACGAGTACGCTTCTGGGCAGTCCGCCTCGCCCTCCGGCAGCACGGCGCTGTCGGCGCAGGCCGAGGAAGAATTGGCCATCCGCGCCTCCCATATCACCGCCGCCGCCGTGGCTGCGGCGGCCGTTACGGCCGCTGTCGTGACCGCCGCTGAGGCGCCTGCCGAAGCTCGCGAGGCCCAGGCCGCCAGCGCGCCTGCCGCAGCGCCTGCCAGGCAGCCGCGCGGCTTGCAGGGAGCAGAGGCGGCCACGACGCGATCGCAGCCATCCCAGCGCGGGGCTTGGCGGGTGTCGCTGCTGACCCTGGCCATCATTGCCGCGGCCCTGTGGGTGGGCCAGCAGTGGCCGCAGCGCGGGCTCAAGCCCATGGTGACGCAGCTGCCGACCCTGAACCAGCCCGCTGCCGCACCGGCCAGCGCCAGCACCGCCGCGCCTGCGCAGGCGCTGGACAGCACCGTACCGGCTGCCGTGGCCGAGGCTCCCGGTCCTGACGCCATCGCCCTGCTGCAAGAAGAATCCGAAGAAAAAGCACGCTTGCTGGCGCAAAAGCGCGCCGCGGCCGAGGCCCGTCATCGCCGTGAGGATGCAGCCCAGGCTTTGCGCGAACAACGCCGCCGCCAGGCCGAGCAGCAACTGGCCGAGGCCCGCGCCAAGGCCGAGCGCGCCCAGGCCGCCAGCGTGGCCGCACCCGCGATATCCGCAGCGCCAGCCGCCCCTTCGCTGGCAGACCAGGTGGCCCAGTGCAAGAGCCTGTCCCTGTTCGCCCGGGAAAGTTGCCTCTGGAAACTCTGCAGCGGCAACTGGGGCAAGAACGGTTGCCCCTCCTACGAGCGCAACAACGAAGGCGCTTGAGTCCAGCTCCGGCTGGCGGCTCCGCCAGCCCATCTTCCCTGACAAAGCACTGACACTCCTGCCCCTTGGCAGGAGCAATTCTTGCTTGACGACACCCCGATCCGGGCCACTCGCGGCAGCACAGCTGTGGTCCCGTCGCGACAGGTGAAAAGTCTTGCCGCAAGCGGCTTTGCGCGCAGAACTTGCCGCTATAATGCGCGTTTTTCGTCTTCACCCCCCTGCAAGGAAAAGGCATGAATGCACTGCTTTGGTTCGTCGTCCTCTATTGGGTCATCTCGGTCGGCATCGGCCTGTATGCCACCCGTTTCGTGAAGAGTTCGAAGGACTACGCCGTCGCCGGCCGCTCGCTGCCGATGTCGGTGGTGACCGCGACCGTCTTTGCGACCTGGTTCGGATCGGAAGCCGTGCTGGGGGTGTCCTCGACCTTCCTCAAGGAGGGCCTGGGCGGCATCGTGGCCGACCCCTTCGGTTCTTCGCTGTGCCTGATCCTGGTGGGCCTGTTCTTCGCCAAGCGCTTGTATCGGATGAACCTGCTGACCATTGGCGACTACTACAAGAAGCGCTTCGGCCGCGCCGCCGAAATGCTGGTCACCATCTGCATCGTCATTTCCTACCTGGGCTGGGTGGCCGCGCAGATCAAGGCGCTGGGGCTGGTCTTCAATGTGGTCTCGGGCGGTTACATCCCCATGCACTGGGGCATGATCATCGGCGCCGGCAGCGTGCTCATCTATACGCTCATGGGCGGCATGTGGGCCGTGGCCATCACCGACTTCCTGCAGATGATCATCGTGGTGGTGGGCATGCTCTACATCGGCTATGAGGTTTCCGGCATGGTCGGCGGCCCCGGCGTGGTCATCGCCCATGCCGCCGAGGCTGGCAAGTTCAACTTCTGGCCGGCCGCCGAACTCAAGGATGTGCTGTGGTTCTTTGCCGCCTGGATCACCATGATGCTAGGTTCGATCCCGCAGCAGGACGTGTTCCAGCGCGTCATGTCGTCCAAGAACGAGAACGTGGCGCGCAATGCCTCGGTGCTGGGCGGCGTGATCTATTTCTTCTTCGTCTTCATCCCCATCTTCCTGGCCTATTCGGCCACGCTGATCGATCCCGAGATGGTCTCGCGCCTGCTGGAAACCGACTCCCAGCTGGTGCTGCCGACCCTGATCATGGAGAAGATGCCGGTGTTCGCCCAGGTGATGTTCTTTGGCGCCTTGCTGTCGGCCATCAAGAGCTGCGCCAGCGCCACCCTGCTGGCCCCGTCGGTGACTTTTACCGAGAACGTGCTCAAGGAAATCCGGCCCTGGAAGAGCGACCGCGAATTCCTCTTCTCGATGCGCGCCGTGGTGCTGGTCTTCACCATCGGCGTGACCTCGCTGGCCTTGAACAGCCAGTCCAGCATCTATGAAATGGTCGAGAACGCCTACAAGGTGACCCTGGTAGCCGCCTTCGTCCCGCTGGCCTTCGGCGTCTACTGGCCGCGCGCCTCCCGCCAGGGCGCCTTGATGGCGATGGTGCTGGGGCTGGTATCGTGGATCACGCTGGA is drawn from Herbaspirillum seropedicae and contains these coding sequences:
- a CDS encoding tetratricopeptide repeat protein, which codes for MATREELAVIKAARAGESRAQLALGRRYLNGGSGLPRSKGTAFYWLRRAAQQGVDDAWMIIGRNITYEQVKELSPPREAAVWYEKAFEAGVPQAGLIFARLVLDNTSEFDSNTHARAIAALSLLASRDDHEAQWLLAQQMQRHGQPMLPGAAAASPAYEDKLMLEAARAGIEEAQYAVLDKAWQQGDEASFARGAQRVTQRLLARHANAVAQLEKDGQIHGAVQLSDEEATLLLRYGQWRLRGASPDPDELQILFELAAMGGNAQACLELGLLCAKIDRQGERIFMEHGLANFKKALHWLERAGEAGVAQGWHALARIYSRSIYSQRNLQVAQHYLEKAAQAGLVEAQCELAQVCWRHRRDDPLNDVKALYWWQQAAAQGEPTAQAALDAFAAQPDAQGWALQAQALLTDKLRNSSPFLSARIELAATFGLTKPEALLIDIKAADYGHCLVVDICAHHARSKRRLIAVQTDAQRATLNRVSRLFGDVDCGFDGLEGNYRQRQYRLRTTFPGLG
- a CDS encoding TonB-dependent receptor, coding for MNFRLSPLRLAVLATCSLSPLAILPACAQQDTTALPAIEVSGARANDGYVAPTAVSGTKSEAPLRDVPQTINVVPAQVIRDQNASSLQDVLKNVPGLGLSTGDGQRDQVFIRGFTAIGDQFVDGFRDDALYFRDLSNVESVEVIKGPAAVLYGRGSSGGLINRVTKKPGVDVSDVSFTANSTAGRRAELDLGRAGEGALSWRLTGAVERGDSFRAQQFIDRTAIAPSVALRFSADTKLLLQMDYLEDRRMMDFGIPSYRGRPVDVDPGTTYGARNARDADFVQSRVASTTATFTHRFNDEFSFRNGLRYYDYHLNRNNTNGGTVNEATATTTLNHAKLVRDENGWFNQSELTQKLQLGSIRHEILYGLELGSQSKDASQASGVVNFPGVSIFNPVLPVVDPNRLNPPTLTYGTYDTFATYLQDSLSLSEQWKALVGLRYDRYRQQSRILNLANGSTADLQRTDTAVSPRAGLVWQPSLTQSYYLSWSRSFQPSGESFALATNNADLAPEQTRNTEAGAKYDFWEGRASATVSVFRLERDNIKSALPNGVVIPVGKQRTDGAELSFSADLKQGWKLLAGYAWLNAVITESSSFDNGVPFKGKNATLTPRHSGNLWLTRELGEGLVVGGGANAVGARFANPGNTVTLPGYVTVDAMAAYRTSKYEVQLNIGNLFNTGYIISGHGTNPNLSMPGAPRNVALTLRYHM
- the cyaY gene encoding iron donor protein CyaY; the protein is MTESEFLDLADATLNAIETALEDACDASDLDVECSRSGNVLEIECVDNGSKIIINSQAPMQEMWLAARSGGFHYKYDGQHWLNTRDGTELYATLSEVVSSQAGVPVTIRP
- a CDS encoding porin, which gives rise to MKKSLLALAVLGAFAGAAQAQSSVTIYGIVDTGVVYQSKVATPTGGTGSKFSLNSGVIQGSRIGFKGTEDLGGGLSAVFNLEAGFSNDTGALDDSKTSNTLFRRKSVVGLAGNFGSVLLGRQTDFADTISSYTSVQDFGGWTGAAGHNLDRLEGTRTNNSISYTTANLNGFTGNLMYGFGETAGQTSAGQAFGVGGKYDNGPLGLGINYYQSKAGSTPADASLLAATGTNQFTNGTNNGSTAQKVLNVAASYQFGPARVYGNWSRVKQDLNTQANLTAAGVGSLATISNRTLAASNKADIYEIGTAYSLSPSLKLLAAVDHTRAQFDGVSGKAKLTQVSLGTDYWLSKRTDLYAFLAYSKATDLNNPGVADSSGTDGNQGAVAVGIRHKF
- the hslU gene encoding ATP-dependent protease ATPase subunit HslU, which gives rise to MNMTPKEIVSELDKHVVGQARAKRAVSIALRNRWRRQQIEEPLRHEITPKNILMIGPTGVGKTEIARRLAKLADAPFIKIEATKFTEVGYVGRDVDTIIRDLVDIGIKQTRELETRKVRTRAEDAAEDRILDVLLPPARDFGFTPDGSNNSGEKDDKNTTRQTFRKRLREGALDDREIELELAEAAPSMEIMAPPGMEEMTEQIKSMFSGLGNQRKKARKIKIKEAMKLLIEEEAAKLVNEEELKQKAIANVEQNGIVFLDEIDKIATRSQNGNADVSRAGVQRDLLPLVEGTTVNTKYGMIKTDHILFIASGAFHLSKPSDLIPELQGRFPIRVELDSLSIADFERILTGTDACLTKQYEALLATEGVKLEFADSGIKRLAEISHSVNEKTENIGARRLYTVMEKLLEEISFTAGEAGVEGLLIDADYVNERLGELAVDEDLSRYVL
- the lptM gene encoding LPS translocon maturation chaperone LptM, with product MKSHSSLARRSAALALCSAVLMLAGCGQKGPLFMPKTPPDPFAQTQPQTQPQPKPVEPPADAADGARQSAPAAGKQ
- the gspG gene encoding type II secretion system major pseudopilin GspG, with protein sequence MRRSLQPSRRHPAFLFLQRGLARLRWILVLTVLAVGAALLVPPLVTRFNHDHSPQAQAAEKDMKAIAAGLERYRQDNGRYPSTQQGLLALVIRPVREPLANGWQLGGYVERLPRDPWGNPYQYQADDDGASYELFSFGQAGPEGGDDDDRVISLH